One window of the Salvia splendens isolate huo1 chromosome 1, SspV2, whole genome shotgun sequence genome contains the following:
- the LOC121750234 gene encoding scarecrow-like protein 9, whose amino-acid sequence MDPRFHGILKSSSGVGLENQSISGYSNGHRFGISYPDQKLVNGHRNQGSSFQEHGIGGVHLVLDQPFSNRNGEGAVSSSFLDIDDDCDFTDAVLRYIDQILMEEDMEEKTHMLQESLDLQAKERSFYEVLGKKYPPSPQKELGATGHECGDDNNPNFSCFNSTTSSSDGNGYLIDIVDPSWMISTRADHDVSTSCRAAKSSVCSTLNSSSSFLVDGWFSDSPVSPLQVRDMYNENQLVWNFRRGADEASKFLPAGNNLLVSAGVDTLATQDARGGEFEARSDGEKQLPSASRGKKSRSTSDMDLEEERSCKVLANYAESDSELPVEEFDDVLLHTLGDPEKKFAAFREVLQNASCKRTQQNGKTKRPTGGRGRAKKQNKKKEVIDLRTLLITCAQAVAADDRRSASEVLKQIRQHASPYGEGNQRLAHYFADGLEARLAGTGSQIHKALVSKKTVASDYLKAYYTYLASSPFKKISNFTSNKTIMFESIKAARVHVIDFGILYGFQWPTLIQRISDREGGPPMLRITGIDFPQPGFRPAEKIEETGRRLARYAKKFNVPFEYNAIAKKWENIKLEELNIKEGEFLIVNSMYRSKNLLDETVLAESSRSVVLNLIRKINPDLFIHGIVNGAYSAPFFVTRFREVLFHFSALFDMLETNVPRDQPERMLIERDIFGSEALNVIACEGWERVERPETYKQWQVRHLRAGFTQVPLDRWIMDRAIYKVRTHYHKDFVIDEDSHWMLMGWKGRIIYAISCWKPV is encoded by the coding sequence atggatccAAGATTTCATGGAATCTTGAAATCTTCGAGTGGAGTTGGATTAGAGAATCAATCAATTTCTGGCTATTCAAATGGGCATAGATTTGGGATTAGTTATCCAGATCAGAAATTAGTGAATGGACATAGAAATCAGGGTTCCTCATTTCAAGAACATGGCATTGGGGGTGTGCATTTGGTCCTAGACCAGCCGTTCTCGAACAGGAACGGGGAGGGGGCTGTCTCCAGCTCATTCTTAGATATTGATGATGACTGTGATTTCACGGATGCTGTCTTGAGGTACATTGATCAGATACTGATGGAGGAGGACATGGAGGAGAAGACTCACATGCTTCAGGAGTCATTGGATTTGCAGGCGAAGGAGAGGTCCTTCTACGAGGTTCTTGGGAAGAAGTACCCGCCTTCGCCACAGAAAGAACTAGGAGCCACTGGCCATGAGTGTGGAGATGATAATAATCCTAATTTTAGTTGCTTTAACTCAACAACTAGCAGTAGTGATGGAAATGGATACCTAATTGACATTGTTGATCCGAGTTGGATGATCAGCACTCGCGCGGATCATGATGTCAGTACATCTTGTCGTGCTGCTAAGTCATCCGTTTGCTCCACATTGAATAGCTCGAGCAGTTTCCTTGTAGACGGTTGGTTCTCTGACTCTCCAGTGAGCCCCCTTCAAGTACGTGATATGTACAACGAGAACCAGCTCGTGTGGAATTTCAGAAGGGGGGCTGATGAAGCTAGCAAGTTCCTTCCTGCCGGGAATAATTTGTTGGTGAGTGCCGGTGTGGACACCTTAGCCACTCAGGATGCGAGGGGAGGGGAGTTTGAGGCTAGAAGTGATGGGGAGAAGCAGTTGCCTTCTGCATCACGGGGAAAGAAGAGTCGTTCTACATCAGACATGGATTTGGAAGAAGAGAGAAGTTGTAAAGTGCTGGCTAATTATGCAGAATCGGACTCAGAACTCCCTGTGGAGGAATTTGATGATGTCTTGCTTCACACGCTGGGGGATCCCGAGAAGAAGTTTGCAGCTTTCCGAGAAGTCCTGCAGAATGCATCTTGCAAGAGGACTCAGCAGAATGGGAAGACGAAACGGCCTACTGGCGGGAGGGGCCGTGCTAAGAAACAGAACAAGAAAAAGGAAGTGATAGATTTGAGAACCCTTTTAATCACCTGTGCACAGGCTGTTGCTGCTGATGATCGTCGGAGTGCCAGCGAGGTACTCAAACAGATCAGGCAGCACGCCTCTCCTTATGGtgaagggaaccagaggctagCTCATTATTTTGCTGATGGTCTCGAAGCACGTCTGGCTGGAACGGGTAGCCAGATTCATAAAGCTCTCGTTAGTAAGAAAACAGTCGCATCCGATTACTTGAAAGCTTACTATACTTACCTAGCATCGTCTCCGTTTAAGAAGATCTCCAATTTTACCTCAAACAAGACAATCATGTTTGAGTCAATAAAAGCAGCACGTGTGCATGTTATTGATTTTGGGATCCTTTACGGCTTCCAGTGGCCAACATTAATCCAGCGTATATCTGACCGAGAAGGCGGTCCTCCAATGCTTCGGATAACTGGCATAGACTTCCCACAGCCTGGCTTCCGACCTGCAGAGAAGATTGAGGAGACAGGGCGTAGATTGGCCCGTTATGCCAAAAAGTTCAATGTGCCATTCGAGTACAATGCTATAGCTAAGAAGTGGGAGAACATCAAATTAGAGGAGCTCAATATCAAGGAGGGTGAATTTTTGATCGTAAACAGCATGTATCGGTCCAAGAACTTACTCGACGAGACGGTCCTGGCTGAGAGCTCAAGATCTGTGGTTCTTAACTTAATTAGAAAGATCAATCCGGACCTTTTCATACATGGGATAGTAAATGGGGCTTATAGCGCGCCATTCTTTGTCACTCGTTTCCGGGAGGTACTATTCCACTTCTCAGCTCTATTTGACATGCTGGAGACGAACGTGCCTAGGGACCAGCCGGAGAGGATGCTTATTGAGAGGGACATCTTTGGGAGCGAGGCGTTGAATGTCATTGCTTGTGAGGGCTGGGAGAGAGTTGAGAGACCCGAAACGTACAAGCAGTGGCAAGTACGTCACCTGAGGGCAGGCTTCACGCAAGTGCCTCTCGATAGGTGGATCATGGACAGGGCAATCTACAAGGTCAGGACCCATTACCACAAAGACTTTGTCATCGATGAAGATAGCCATTGGATGTTGATGGGTTGGAAAGGGCGGATCATCTACGCCATATCGTGCTGGAAGCccgtttga
- the LOC121750773 gene encoding uncharacterized protein LOC121750773 isoform X1, which yields MIPCHEIAQIKMAYEDRCGQVQRSKYDCLLFDLDDTLYPLSSGLATSVLKNIQAFMIENLGIEERKIPSLCDLLYKNYGTTMAGLRAIGYDFDYDEYHSIVHGRLPYENLKPDPVLRSLLLSVPIPKIIFTNGDHIHAVKVLRRLGLEDCFESIICFETLNPVHKSVASDDEDDIAFLGSKPAPKRTEIFDIIAHFNKPNAEQSGLPKTPIVCKPSESAIEIALEIAKIDPRRTLFFEDSVRNIQSGKRVGLDTVLIGKSQRVKGADYALESIHNLREAIPELWEAEKPAEANYSGVAVETTVIA from the exons ATGATACCATGCCATGAAATTGCACAA ATCAAGATGGCATACGAGGATCGATGCGGGCAGGTGCAGAGGTCTAAATATGACTGCCTCCTATTTG ATCTTGATGACACCCTCTACCCTCTTAGCTCCGGCCTAGCAACTTCAGTTCTAAAAAACATtcaag CATTCATGATCGAAAACTTGGgcattgaagagagaaaaatcCCTTCACTATGTGACCTTTTGTACAAAAACTATGGCACAACAATGGCTGGTCTTAGG GCAATTGGCTATGATTTCGACTATGATGAGTATCACAG CATTGTTCATGGGAGGTTGCCTTATGAGAATCTGAAGCCGGATCCTGTGTTGAGGAGCCTTTTGCTGAGCGTGCCTATCCCCAAGATT ATCTTCACCAATGGTGATCACATCCACGCCGTCAAGGTGCTGAGGAGACTAGGCCTTGAGGACTGTTTTGAGAGCATAATCTGCTTCGAGACTCTCAATCCTGTCCACAAGAGCGTTGCATCAGATGATGAGGATGACATCGCCTTTTTGGGATCAAAACCGGCTCCCAAAAGGACTGAGATATTTGACATTATTGCACATTTCAATAAGCCTAATGCAGAGCAATCTGGATTGCCTAAGACTCCTATAGTTTGCAAGCCCTCGGAATCTGCCATAGAAATTGCTCTCGAGATTGCCAAGATCGATCCTCGTAGAACA CTCTTTTTCGAGGACAGTGTCCGTAACATTCAATCTGGGAAACGCGTTGGACTAGACACCGTGCTG ATTGGGAAATCACAGAGAGTGAAGGGTGCAGATTATGCACTAGAAAGCATTCATAATCTCCGAGAGGCGATACCGGAGCTGTGGGAAGCGGAGAAGCCAGCTGAGGCTAACTACTCAGGGGTGGCTGTGGAGACTACTGTCATAGCATAA
- the LOC121750773 gene encoding uncharacterized protein LOC121750773 isoform X2: protein MAYEDRCGQVQRSKYDCLLFDLDDTLYPLSSGLATSVLKNIQAFMIENLGIEERKIPSLCDLLYKNYGTTMAGLRAIGYDFDYDEYHSIVHGRLPYENLKPDPVLRSLLLSVPIPKIIFTNGDHIHAVKVLRRLGLEDCFESIICFETLNPVHKSVASDDEDDIAFLGSKPAPKRTEIFDIIAHFNKPNAEQSGLPKTPIVCKPSESAIEIALEIAKIDPRRTLFFEDSVRNIQSGKRVGLDTVLIGKSQRVKGADYALESIHNLREAIPELWEAEKPAEANYSGVAVETTVIA, encoded by the exons ATGGCATACGAGGATCGATGCGGGCAGGTGCAGAGGTCTAAATATGACTGCCTCCTATTTG ATCTTGATGACACCCTCTACCCTCTTAGCTCCGGCCTAGCAACTTCAGTTCTAAAAAACATtcaag CATTCATGATCGAAAACTTGGgcattgaagagagaaaaatcCCTTCACTATGTGACCTTTTGTACAAAAACTATGGCACAACAATGGCTGGTCTTAGG GCAATTGGCTATGATTTCGACTATGATGAGTATCACAG CATTGTTCATGGGAGGTTGCCTTATGAGAATCTGAAGCCGGATCCTGTGTTGAGGAGCCTTTTGCTGAGCGTGCCTATCCCCAAGATT ATCTTCACCAATGGTGATCACATCCACGCCGTCAAGGTGCTGAGGAGACTAGGCCTTGAGGACTGTTTTGAGAGCATAATCTGCTTCGAGACTCTCAATCCTGTCCACAAGAGCGTTGCATCAGATGATGAGGATGACATCGCCTTTTTGGGATCAAAACCGGCTCCCAAAAGGACTGAGATATTTGACATTATTGCACATTTCAATAAGCCTAATGCAGAGCAATCTGGATTGCCTAAGACTCCTATAGTTTGCAAGCCCTCGGAATCTGCCATAGAAATTGCTCTCGAGATTGCCAAGATCGATCCTCGTAGAACA CTCTTTTTCGAGGACAGTGTCCGTAACATTCAATCTGGGAAACGCGTTGGACTAGACACCGTGCTG ATTGGGAAATCACAGAGAGTGAAGGGTGCAGATTATGCACTAGAAAGCATTCATAATCTCCGAGAGGCGATACCGGAGCTGTGGGAAGCGGAGAAGCCAGCTGAGGCTAACTACTCAGGGGTGGCTGTGGAGACTACTGTCATAGCATAA